The sequence CCACATACTCACATATATCGGATTTTGAGACCGACGCGTCTGCCATTCCGCCACTCGCCCGTTATGGAATTCGTCTCACAAATCGTGACGACTTAGATATAATAACACTAAACAAGAGACTTAGTCAAGCTTTTTTGTTAAATTTATCTCAGCAGATTCGCGAAACATTCCAATCTTCCTTAACTTCTGATAGCGTGTTTCACGAATTGCTTCCGGACTTTCTGAACGTAGTCTAACCAGATACTTGGAAATTACCTGTGACAATTCGTCAGCTGTTTGTTGAAGGTTATTATGGGCTCCCCCTTGAGGCTCCCGAACTAATTCATCAGCAACTCCTAATCTTAACAGATCCTTAGCAGTAAATTTCAAAGCAGCAGCAGCTTCCTTGGCCTTCGTTGTATCTTTCCAGAGTATCGAGGCACAGCTTTCCGGAGCGATAACAGAATAAAAGGAGTTCTCAAGCATTAAAAGCACATTGCAAACTCCCAGAGCGAGTGCTCCGCCACTTCCACCTTCACCAATAACCGTACTGATCACTGGCACACGATACCCAGACATTGCCAGCAAGCATCGGGCAATAGCTTCTCCCTGCCCACGTTCCTCAGCACCCAAATCACAGGCAGCTCCAGGTGTATCTATAAAGGTTAAAATTGGGCGCCCAAACTTTTCGGCTTGATCCATCAGACGTATCGCTTTGCGATACCCCTCAGGATGTGGCATCCCGAAATTACGCTTAATATTTTCCTTGGTATCCTTACCCTTCACTTGAGCAACCACTGTCACAGGAACCCCATGAAAAAGTGCAATACCCCCCGCAATTGAATGATCATCAGCAAACAGACGATCCCCTTTAAGCTCTATGAAATCTTCAAACAGCAAGGGGGCATAGTCATAGAAATTCGGCCGCTCGGAATGTCTGGCTATTTGCACTTTTTGCCAAGGCTCCAGGTTCCCGTAGATTTCCTTCTTTAATAAAAGAACTCTTTTCTCTAGGGTGTCCACTTCCTGGGAAAGGTCAATTCCCTTATCCGCAGAAAACTTCTGGAGCTCAGAAATTCTATGTTCTAATTCCGCTATAGGTTTTTCAAATTCAAATAGTTGAGCCATATTGAGCCCCTTCCTGATGGTATCGCAGTAAACGTGCTAACTCCGGACGCATCTGAGTGCGGGCCACGATAAGATCAATTAAACCATGTTCCTGGTTAAACTCGGCGGTCTGCGCCCCGGTCGGGAGCTCCTGCCTCATCGTTTGTTTGATGATACGTGGTCCTGTAAATCCAATCAAAGCATTAGGTTCGGAAATAATTATATCTCCCAATGAAGCATAGCTGGCTGTCACTCCACCAAAGGTAGGATCCGTAAGAACGGAAATATATAACAAATGGTTCTCCGCTAACTTTCCTAAAGCTGCACTCGTCTTGGCCATCTGATACAGAGAAAGAATTCCTTCTTGCATCCGAGCACCACCTGACGTAGAAAAAATAACCACCGGCAATCTCAATTCAATGGCGCGTTCAATAGCCCGGGCAATTTTTTCTCCAACGACAGAACCCATGCTGCCCATCATAAAACCCGCTTCATTAATAGCCACGACAAAGGGAATACCCTCAATCCGAGCACGCCCGGTAACTACTCCTTCTAAGACACCGGATTTTTCCTGTGCCTCTAAAAGCTTTTCTTTATATCCGGGAAACTCTAATGAATCCAAGGGGTTTAATTCAGAATCCCACTCTTCAAAGCTATTTTCATCGACTAATAATGCAAGACGCCCTTGAGCAGAAATTCTAAAATGGTGTTCGCAGGTCGTGCAAACTCGTCCATTTTCATCTAGATTCTTATTGAAGAGAACTTCCCCACACTTTGGGCATTTAACCCAAAGGCCATCAGGAAGTTCTTTCTTACTAACAATTGCCGCCTCTTCCTGCCGAGGTGCCTCAGAACTTCGATTTTGCTTCTGATTAGAATTGATAGTAACATACTTTGTCTTCCTGAATATATCTTTAAACATAGTTAGCTCCCCATAGCGCCAGTTATAATTTCATGGGCCTCTTCTGCTTCAGATTCTGGGACAAGAATTTCGACTGATGCATGCTCACCTAGGTGTGTTGATCCGATTGGACGAAGCTGGACAAGCATACCTTCGTCCGTGAGGATTTTTTTATACTTCTCGGCAATTAATTTATTGGGAGCAATATAAATAACAGTCCACATTTTTTGCAAATCCCCCTTTTTAAATCGATTTATGATACCACAGCCCTACTAAATGTGCAACAAAGGGGTTTAATCCACCTTCTTGGGGCTCGCCGCCAAACTGGCATACTTGGCAATCAGCGCCTTTTCTACATGCAAAGGTACAAAGTCCGAGACTCCGGCCTGTAATTTGGCAGCCCACTTGATTGCACTAGAACTGATAAATGAGTTTTCACTTTGGGTCATCAGAAATATAGTTTCAATGTCTGGGGCAATCTTTTTGTTCATTAAGGCCAGTTGAAATTCATATTCAAAATCGGATAAGGCGCGTAATCCTCTGATTATAGCAATTGCTCCACATTGGCGAGCGAATTCAACTGTTAACCCTTCAAAAACCCGGACGTTTACATTAGGCATGTCTTTAGTTGCTTCAATAAGCAAATCCATTCTCTCCTCAGGCAGAAATAACGGAGTCTTATTACTATCTGAGGCGATGGCAATAATTAAACCGTCAAAGAACTCTTTCGCCCGATCTAATATATCGAGATGACCTTTAGTCACCGGGTCAAATGTTCCGGGATATATAGCAATTCTCACTTTTACACCTTCTTAATTTGGATGTTTTGTTGGTTTTCGCCTTAAAGACTTAGATTCCTGCAAGTCAGTAGCCATTAAGCAAAATTTTTAGCTTGTCTCCAAACCACATTGCATTTGTCCATCACTTCACAAAGTTCTTTTGTTAACTCATCCCTATCGTCAACCCAGAAACTCTGTTTCCCTTCAAGTACTTTTTTGCTATCCTCAAAATAGAAGTAGACGGGTTGACTCCCTGGAAAACGTTGTAAAACACTCAACACTGTTTCCATTAAGTCACTGTTTTGATTTGAAAACCTCAGATAAAGACGTTTAGGTTTTTCTGAGACTTGAGCTACTGCCGCTAATTCTTGCTTAGGAGCCTTAACTGTGCTCGGTTTCAAGTCTTCTAATTTGGTAATTTTCTCAGCGAAAATCTTTTTCTCTTCATCCCTGATGTTGTACCGTCCTACTACAACAACTACATCATCATTACTAATAGAGGGAGTCTGGGCATACACCCTAGGAAACACTAAAACCTCAATCCCACTCGTCAAATCTTCCAATACGAAACTACCCATCATCTCCCCCTTTTTCGTAATATTCTGACGAAATCCGGTTACTAATCCTCCCAGGGCCACCTTCTTCTCTTCCTCCCCCTCCAGACAAGTCAAAATATCGGAAGACATATAATCTTTCAGCAACGGTAAGACAGACGACAGGGGATGTCCACTTAAATAAAGGCCCAGAAACTCCTTCTCCATGTCTAAAATCTCCCGTTCCTTGAAGTCTGGAATCTCAGGTAAAGCAGTACCTTCCTCCATGTCTTCATCTAAATCAAAAAGAGAAAATTGCCCTGAAAGCCGATCTTTCTGTCGACGGGAAGTTGTCTCTAATACCTGATCTATAACTGCCAGAGCCTGGGCTCTTGTACAAAGTGATCCGAAGGCACCTGAACGAATTAAACTCTCCACAACACGCCGGTTTAGAACCTTTTGGTCAACACGCAGGCAAAAATCATCCAGAGATTTGAACTCCCCCTCTTGCCTTGCTTCGAGTATTTTCTCTACAACATTGACCCCTACATTGCGAATGGCCCCTAAACCAAAGCGAATCGCTTGTTCTTCTAGCGAAAATCCTACCTGGCTATATTGAACATCAGGAGGAAGTACCTGTATTCCACTATTGCGAGCATCTTGAATATAAAAGGAAATTTTATCTGAAGAACCCATCACTGTGCTTAAGAGGGCTGCCATGAATTCTAGAGGGTAATTAGCTTTTAAATAAGCTGTTTGATAGGAAATAACAGCGTATGCCGTAGCATGCCCTTTATTAAAGCCGTATTCCGCAAACTTCGCCATTAAGTCAAATATTTCTTCAGCATCTTCGAGGGTCAAGCCCAATCTCAAAGCTCCTGGAATAATCCATTCTCCACTGCTATCCTGCAAGCCGTAGATAAAGTTCTGCCGCTCTTCTGCCATGATTTCTTTCTTCTTTTTACCCATCGCTCGACGGAGCAGATCAGCTCTTCCCAGAGAGTACCCGCCTAGATCTCGAGCAATCTGCATGACTTGTTCTTGATAAACGATAATACCATAGGTCGATTTAAGAATTGGCTCCAGTTTGGGATGCAGATAAGTAATGTTCCCTCCACGTTTCCTGCGGATAAATTCCGGGATCTGTTCCATTGGTCCAGGGCGGTATAAAGCTACGACGGCAATAATATCCTCAAAGGATGTTGGCTTAAGATCCTTGAGGATGGCACGCATTCCGCCGCTCTCCAGCTGAAAAATTCCGGTGCTATTTCCGGAAGCTAGTAGCTCATAGGTTTTTGAATCATCCAGGGCTAAGGTTAGTAGATCTAGCTTTAAACCATGAGTTTCTTCAATACGTCGGACAGCCTCTTGCAAAATCGTTAGATTTCTCAAACCCAAAAAATCCATTTTTAGAAGGCCGATTTCCTCGACAGCCTTCATGGGAAACTGGGTCATGACAAAATCTTCAGAGGTCCTCTGGAGAGGGAGATAATTTGTCAGTGGGTCTTTAGCAATCACCACCCCTGCCGCATGGGTAGAAGCATGACGAGTCATTCCTTCAAGTGATTTGGCAAGAGTATAGAGTCTTTTAATTTCTTCATCCTCATCTACCATACGAGCCAAATCCGGGGACACCTCTAAAGCTTTTTCCAAGGTCATTCCGAGATCTGAAGGTATTGCTTTAGCAACTTTATCAACTCGAAATAAGGGGATAGCCAAAACTCGTCCCCCATCTCTGATAGCCGCCTTTGCACCCATGGTTCCGAAGGTGATAATCTGACAAACTTTATCAGAGCCATACTTTTCTGTGACATACCGAATGACACGCTCTCGACCCTCCGGGTCAAAATCTATATCAATATCCGGCATGGAAATACGTTCGGGATTCAAGAAACGTTCGAAAAGGAGATCAAAGCGCAAGGGCTCGACTGAGGTTATGCCTAACAGATAAGCCACCATACTTGCCGCCGCTGATCCTCTTCCCGGACCAACCACCACTCCGTTCTCCCTGGCAAATCGACAAAAATCAGCCACAATTAAAAAATATCCTGAAAAACCCGTCTGGAAAATGACCTTTAGTTCGTAATCTAACCTCTGACATTCTAATTCAGTCATTTGAGGATAAAACCGAGGAAAGGCCTTACGGCATTCTGCCTCCAGATAATTGTCTAAGGTATACCCTGGGGGAACCTCAAACACCGGTAAATAATTTTCCCCAAACTGAAAATTCATCTGACAACGTTCAGCGATCATGGATGTGTTGCTCAAAAGTTCCGGGTGTTCCCCGAAGAGGAGAGACATCTCCTGCTCAGATTTCAGAAAAAACTCTTGACTGGAAAAACGCATCCGGGCTGTATCCTCCAAAGTTTTTCCGGTCTGTATACAGAGCAAAGCGTCTTGAACGAAGGCATCTTCACGATTAACATAATGTACATCATTGGTAGCCACCATTGGAATTCCTGTACTCTCGTGCACCCGCCACATTCCTTGATTAACCTTGCGCTGCTCTTCAATGCCATGATCTTGCAGTTCCAGAAAAAAGTTACCTTTCCCAAATATCTCCTCATACTCAAGAGCGGTTTTGATTGCCGTTTCCAGTTGGTCATGAACTAAGTAATCGGAAACTTCTCCAGCTAAACAAGCACTAAGAGCGATTATTCCCCGAGCATGTTTGCGAAGAATTTCCTTATCTACCCTAGGCTTATAATAGAAACCTTCAATATGCGCCATGGAAACTAATTTTATTAAGTTTCGATACCCCTGCTCAGTTTCAGCTAACAAGACCAAGTGATAATTTGAGTCGTCCTTTCCCTGTACTTTATCCGTTCTCTTATTAGGTGCGACGTAAACCTCACAGCCAATAATCGGTTTAATTCCCGCTTGTTTACAAGCCTTATAAAAGTCAATAACTCCATACATAACTCCATGATCTGTGATAGCCAAAGCCGACATTTTCAGTTCCACAGCACGCTGAACTAAATTTTTAATTCGTGCTGCCCCGTCTAGCAGGCTAAATTCTGTATGATTATGCAGGTGTACAAAGCCATGCATATTATGAGCTACTTGAGCCCTCATAAGGATCCCACCTACCTTCCTTAGAAAGCCCCCTCAATCCAGTGGACGAGGGGGCTTTAGCCACATCAATTTCCTAATGGGCTGTATCACTCACCAATTTCTTGTCCCCAATCCTAGCGGTCATTAATCCTTTGGCCACTAAATCATTATTAGCCATCACTTCGACTTCAATATTACAGTGCTTTTTAGCAACTAATAACAGCTTAGCTGTTACCACAATTTCTGTACCAACTGCAATGGGCTGTAATTGATAAAGAGTGAAATTCTCGGTAATTGCATTAAGTCGATACTTCTTACGCAGGGAAATGTAACCTGCCATATTCATAACTGTCACAATAACTCCACAACTGGCAGATCCGTAATCGTCACTCATAGCGTTAGTGATTTCTCCTTCAATTGTGAGATGCTCGGCATCATCAACAAAGCGGAACCCACTTAGCACAAGATTGTCTACGGTTTCGCCAAACTGTGGCTGTTTTTGAACTTGCTGATAAGCTTCAATTACATCTTGGAGACTAATGATGCCAATCAATTTCCCCTGATCCGCGACAACGGCAATTTCCCATCCTTCCCAAACCATAATTCGTGAAATATGGGTTACAGGGTCATCTCGTCCGACTAGAAATGGATTCGCATTCATTACGTCTTTAATAGGTGTCTTAACATCCGCTCCGGCAACATCCACAGCAGATACAATCCCTACCAGAGTCATATCCTTATCAACCACCGGAAAACGACTGTGGTCAGTATTTTGGGACAGTTTTCGCCAATCATCAACTGTCGCATCGATTGTAAGAAAACTGACATCCTCAACCATAATATCTTCAACTAAAATAAGTTCTTTTTGAATCAATCGGTCATAGAGTGCACGATTAATCATTGAGGTGACTGCAAAAGTATCATAGGGAGACTGAATAATCACTAATTCATGCTTGCGTGCTAATTCTACAACTTCCTCATCCGGCTCCAATCCCCCGGTTATTAAAAGTGACGAGTTGTTATTCAAAGCAAATATCTGGGCGTCTCTTCGATTTCCAACAATACACAATGCCCCAGCTTCTAAGTAACGTGCCATAGTGTTTAATTCCATCGCAGCAATAACGAACTTATTGGGGGAGCGATCAAGATGGGTGAAACCACAGACTACAACTCCTTCAGCAATCTGTGAAACTTCACGCAATGTCAGGTCCTCGATTTGTCTCTCCTTCAGCCCTTCAATTCGAATGGTTCCAACCTTTGGAATCGAACGAACAAATCCTTTTCCTTCAGCTTCTTTTATAGCCCGATAAGCCGTTCCTTCACTTACGTCCAGTTCCTTGGCAATAAACCGTACGGAAACCTTACTACCAATTGCCAGATCTTCAATAAAGGTTAAAATTTGTTGATGCTTTGTCAACTATTAACGCTCCCCACTATTTACTATATCGGACTATAATTATATCACATGAATTAATATTCACCTATGTCTTCTACTATCCACTAACTATCTTTTCGACGTCTCTGAGTCATCAATCCTCCGATACGCCCTGCATCCTTGGCACTTAAAGAATGCCAGCCTTTATTATGAATCTGGTCAAGTAATCCTAATTCAGCCGCGATCTCCATTTTTAGCGGTTCTAAAGGATCTATTCTCTTTACTTTTGGCTTCTTGGCCTTCATAGTTAGACCCTCCCCCTGCTCATGATGTTAAAGTCTTCTTCATAGTGAGGGCAGTTTGGACCACGTTCACCTAAAATATGTTCCAACCGACAGCGACCATTGATCCCATAAAGGCAACGAATCGTACATAATTTTCTTGTCATCATTTTCATCTCCTTAACTTATAAAACTCTCCTCACTCTTTAAGTTTGACCATTTCTCAATAAAAATATCCCACTTGGTAATCAAGTGGGATTAAAATAAACCTCTTTTTAAACTTCATATAAATCTCCTGGCTTAAGGGCCTTACCTTGGCTTTCCGGCACTCTGCGCTGTAGCAGATGCAAGAATTCTTCAACATCTTGAGCAATCACCGGAAAGGTATTATAGTGCATGGGGATTACTACTTTAGGGCGCAATAATTGGGATGCATGTACTGCTTCTTCAACCCCCATTACAAAATTGTCTCCGATTGGCAGCATGGCAACCTCGATGGGATAGCGTCGGCCGATAAGCTCCATATCTCCGAACAGTCCTGTATCCCCAGCATAGTAAAGCCATTTACCTTCCATCTGAATCAAAAATCCACAGGCTAGGCCCCCATAAATCATAGTTTCTCCGTCTGGACTTATTATCCCGGATCCATGCAAAGCTTGGGTTAACTTAACCAAACCAAAGGGGAACTGATGCTTTCCTCCAATATGCATCGCATGTGTCTTGGCCCCTTGACTCTTGCAATAATGAGCCAATTCAAAAACACAGATGATTGGAGCACCGGTTTGTTTAGACAATTCTATTGCATCCCCTAAATGATCGTCATGCCCATGGGTTACCAAAATTGCATCTAAATGTGTAAAATCTTCAGGTTTGACTGTAGCACTAGGATTCCCGCTTAAAAAAGGATCAATAAGAATTCGCCCTTCTACCCCTTCAATCTCGAAGCAGGCATGTCCATGGAAATGAAGTCGCATACTTAAAAAAACCTCCTATTTTATTTAACGATTTACATACTCTTCAAGTACTTCCCAAAAACGAGGATAACTTAGGTTCATCTCCCAAAGGGCAACACCGCGGATCCCCTTCTGAGTGGCTAGTTCCAACTTATCTCTCAAACTTCTTGGATCTTCAAAATATACCGTATGACGAACCCCTCTGGTCTCATAACGGAAGTAGGTGCTATGCTGCCTTGCATTCCACTGCAACGGAGCCCCATATCTCCTAGCCAGCTCAGTTGCTCGTTGATAGCCAATGACCTTCCCCGTCCCACCCTCAGGCCAATCATACCCATAGAGGGGAATCCCCATGTAGATTTTATCCCGAGGAATATTAGCTATCGCATAATCTAAAACCTGAGTTACCCAAGGAATAGAGGCAACCGATCCCGGTTCGCTATGTGACCAATGTTCCTCATAGGTCATTAATATAACCTCATCTACAGCTTGCCCAATAGGCCGATAATCAAACGAACCTCTCCAAGCATTTTGAGGATCATCGGAAACCTTGGCAGGAACATCTATTGAGACCAGGAAATTTCCCGCTCTAAACATAGCAGACCAGTTTTGAATGAATCTGGTAAACAGTGTCCGGTCAGTCGGTGCAGCCTTTTCTAAATCAAGATTAATTCCGTCTAATTGATACTCAACCAAAATATCGCGTATGTTCCTCCAGACTTGATTAGCAAAATCTTGATCCCGGATTAAGCGGGCCATTAACTCCGTAGAAAACTGTCCTTGGCGCGTTAAATTGCTGACTACCAATAGTACTTTGATTCCCATAGCATGAGCTTCATTAATAAGACTTCGGCTTGGACGCCCGAGAATCGTTCCATTATTCTGAATCGAAACCTCAAAAATTGCTAATTCCTGTATAGTTCTGCCATAACGTTTGAGATAAGGATAACCTTTAGTTTGCTCCGTTAAGCCATTATAAAAGGCAAATACATTTAATGGCATACTTATACCCCCTTTCCGACCATCATATGCATAGAAGGAAAAAGAAGTGTAGCTGCCTCATTCTGAAGAAAGTATTTCAGCCGTTTATTCTGGCTTATTTTGATTGGCGTCTACTAAGTCCTATAAGCTTATCTGTACGACGCATAAGAATTGTAACTAATAAAGCAAAGACAACTAAAAGCACTATAATGGCACCAATCCATTGACCCTTCGCTCCTAGTACCGCCGCCATTCCAAAGCAAGCGCTAATCCCGTACATTAAAAAAACAGCGTGCCTTTGGGTAAACCCCGCATCTAGCAGACGGTGGTGCAAATGCCCCCGGTCTGCCATGGCTATAGACTGCCCCCGTAGTTTACGTCGAATTATCGCAAAGGTTAAGTCAGTGACAGGCATACCTAAAATAAGCAGCGGGAAAACCAAGCCCAAAATTGTTGCCGTTTTAAGCAGACCCATGATAGAGATCCCACCAATGATGTACCCCAGGAACATACTCCCGGAATCCCCCATGAAGACCCGGGCCGGGGGAAAGTTAAAAAACAGGAACCCTAGAAGGGCACCAGCTAAAGCCAAGGTAAGATTAGCTGCTGAAAAGGACTGTATCCCATTCGCTGACCAAAACAGTAAAATTGCAACGATAAAGCAAATCCCTCCAGCTAATCCATCCATGCCGTCCGAGACATTAACAGTATTAACCAATCCAACAACCCAAAACAACATTAACGCCAGGCCAACAATGCCTAAATGAAGCTTATCAAAATTAAGGGGTTCTTGGAGGAAGGGAAGAGATATAGAATTCATGGAAAAATCGAAGAAGATAAGCACTGCAGCTGCTGCGATTTGCCAATAAAGCTTATATAAGGGTCGAATTTCACGGATGTCATCCCAAATGCCTACGGCCATAATAATACTGCTTCCAATGAATAGACCCCAAATGTTTTTATCCCAGACTTGTGTATAGTAAGCCGCAATCCAAAATGCAGCATAGATAGCTAAGCCTCCGAGACGTGGAATCGGTCGCCGATGAATATGCCGACCACCCGGATAGGCAATCGCTCCCCAATATTTTGCCAGTCTCATGGAAACCGGTGTAGCAAATACTGCAATAACTAAGGCCATAAGAAATGTCAGCCCATACCCATTCATCATGATTGATCCTCTACCGCCTTTACTTCACACTTATTCTCTATAGTTTGGGCGTCAAAACCTATAATGATAATCTCTTAAACAAGATCCGGAAAACCCCATTGCCGTAATACTTCATAAACGATAACCGCTACAGAATTCGAGAGATTTAAAGAACGGGCATCCGAGCGCATTGGTAATCGTATTTTTGTTTCGGGATAGCGATCAAGAATTTCCGGAGCCAACCCTTTCGTTTCCTTACCAAACAAAAGGTAACCGCCTGGCTCGTAGGAAATGTCCGTATAAGACCTGGAACCTTTTGTCGTCGCTAAGTAACGAGGTCCTACAGGGTTCTTCTCCTCAAACTCGGCAAAGTTTTCATAAATATAAATATCAAGCAGGTGCCAGTAATCTAAACCGGCACGTTTAAGATGTTTGTCATCAATGCTAAAACCTAAGGGTTTTACCAAATGTAGAGCAGCTCCGGTAGCAGCACAAAGTCGTGCTACATTTCCGGTGTTGGGAGGGATTTCTGGTTCAACCATAACTATATTAAGTCGCTTGTTCAAAAAGACAGTTCTCCTTTCAATGACATCCTGTACAA comes from Desulfosporosinus meridiei DSM 13257 and encodes:
- a CDS encoding metal-dependent hydrolase — its product is MRLHFHGHACFEIEGVEGRILIDPFLSGNPSATVKPEDFTHLDAILVTHGHDDHLGDAIELSKQTGAPIICVFELAHYCKSQGAKTHAMHIGGKHQFPFGLVKLTQALHGSGIISPDGETMIYGGLACGFLIQMEGKWLYYAGDTGLFGDMELIGRRYPIEVAMLPIGDNFVMGVEEAVHASQLLRPKVVIPMHYNTFPVIAQDVEEFLHLLQRRVPESQGKALKPGDLYEV
- the coaD gene encoding pantetheine-phosphate adenylyltransferase, which encodes MRIAIYPGTFDPVTKGHLDILDRAKEFFDGLIIAIASDSNKTPLFLPEERMDLLIEATKDMPNVNVRVFEGLTVEFARQCGAIAIIRGLRALSDFEYEFQLALMNKKIAPDIETIFLMTQSENSFISSSAIKWAAKLQAGVSDFVPLHVEKALIAKYASLAASPKKVD
- a CDS encoding tRNA (cytidine(34)-2'-O)-methyltransferase translates to MVEPEIPPNTGNVARLCAATGAALHLVKPLGFSIDDKHLKRAGLDYWHLLDIYIYENFAEFEEKNPVGPRYLATTKGSRSYTDISYEPGGYLLFGKETKGLAPEILDRYPETKIRLPMRSDARSLNLSNSVAVIVYEVLRQWGFPDLV
- a CDS encoding DRTGG domain-containing protein, which translates into the protein MTKHQQILTFIEDLAIGSKVSVRFIAKELDVSEGTAYRAIKEAEGKGFVRSIPKVGTIRIEGLKERQIEDLTLREVSQIAEGVVVCGFTHLDRSPNKFVIAAMELNTMARYLEAGALCIVGNRRDAQIFALNNNSSLLITGGLEPDEEVVELARKHELVIIQSPYDTFAVTSMINRALYDRLIQKELILVEDIMVEDVSFLTIDATVDDWRKLSQNTDHSRFPVVDKDMTLVGIVSAVDVAGADVKTPIKDVMNANPFLVGRDDPVTHISRIMVWEGWEIAVVADQGKLIGIISLQDVIEAYQQVQKQPQFGETVDNLVLSGFRFVDDAEHLTIEGEITNAMSDDYGSASCGVIVTVMNMAGYISLRKKYRLNAITENFTLYQLQPIAVGTEIVVTAKLLLVAKKHCNIEVEVMANNDLVAKGLMTARIGDKKLVSDTAH
- a CDS encoding glycosyl hydrolase family 18 protein, with product MPLNVFAFYNGLTEQTKGYPYLKRYGRTIQELAIFEVSIQNNGTILGRPSRSLINEAHAMGIKVLLVVSNLTRQGQFSTELMARLIRDQDFANQVWRNIRDILVEYQLDGINLDLEKAAPTDRTLFTRFIQNWSAMFRAGNFLVSIDVPAKVSDDPQNAWRGSFDYRPIGQAVDEVILMTYEEHWSHSEPGSVASIPWVTQVLDYAIANIPRDKIYMGIPLYGYDWPEGGTGKVIGYQRATELARRYGAPLQWNARQHSTYFRYETRGVRHTVYFEDPRSLRDKLELATQKGIRGVALWEMNLSYPRFWEVLEEYVNR
- a CDS encoding glycosyltransferase family 4 protein, coding for MMNGYGLTFLMALVIAVFATPVSMRLAKYWGAIAYPGGRHIHRRPIPRLGGLAIYAAFWIAAYYTQVWDKNIWGLFIGSSIIMAVGIWDDIREIRPLYKLYWQIAAAAVLIFFDFSMNSISLPFLQEPLNFDKLHLGIVGLALMLFWVVGLVNTVNVSDGMDGLAGGICFIVAILLFWSANGIQSFSAANLTLALAGALLGFLFFNFPPARVFMGDSGSMFLGYIIGGISIMGLLKTATILGLVFPLLILGMPVTDLTFAIIRRKLRGQSIAMADRGHLHHRLLDAGFTQRHAVFLMYGISACFGMAAVLGAKGQWIGAIIVLLVVFALLVTILMRRTDKLIGLSRRQSK
- the accD gene encoding acetyl-CoA carboxylase, carboxyltransferase subunit beta; this encodes MFKDIFRKTKYVTINSNQKQNRSSEAPRQEEAAIVSKKELPDGLWVKCPKCGEVLFNKNLDENGRVCTTCEHHFRISAQGRLALLVDENSFEEWDSELNPLDSLEFPGYKEKLLEAQEKSGVLEGVVTGRARIEGIPFVVAINEAGFMMGSMGSVVGEKIARAIERAIELRLPVVIFSTSGGARMQEGILSLYQMAKTSAALGKLAENHLLYISVLTDPTFGGVTASYASLGDIIISEPNALIGFTGPRIIKQTMRQELPTGAQTAEFNQEHGLIDLIVARTQMRPELARLLRYHQEGAQYGSTI
- a CDS encoding cleavage protein gives rise to the protein MTRKLCTIRCLYGINGRCRLEHILGERGPNCPHYEEDFNIMSRGRV
- a CDS encoding DNA polymerase III subunit alpha, translating into MRAQVAHNMHGFVHLHNHTEFSLLDGAARIKNLVQRAVELKMSALAITDHGVMYGVIDFYKACKQAGIKPIIGCEVYVAPNKRTDKVQGKDDSNYHLVLLAETEQGYRNLIKLVSMAHIEGFYYKPRVDKEILRKHARGIIALSACLAGEVSDYLVHDQLETAIKTALEYEEIFGKGNFFLELQDHGIEEQRKVNQGMWRVHESTGIPMVATNDVHYVNREDAFVQDALLCIQTGKTLEDTARMRFSSQEFFLKSEQEMSLLFGEHPELLSNTSMIAERCQMNFQFGENYLPVFEVPPGYTLDNYLEAECRKAFPRFYPQMTELECQRLDYELKVIFQTGFSGYFLIVADFCRFARENGVVVGPGRGSAAASMVAYLLGITSVEPLRFDLLFERFLNPERISMPDIDIDFDPEGRERVIRYVTEKYGSDKVCQIITFGTMGAKAAIRDGGRVLAIPLFRVDKVAKAIPSDLGMTLEKALEVSPDLARMVDEDEEIKRLYTLAKSLEGMTRHASTHAAGVVIAKDPLTNYLPLQRTSEDFVMTQFPMKAVEEIGLLKMDFLGLRNLTILQEAVRRIEETHGLKLDLLTLALDDSKTYELLASGNSTGIFQLESGGMRAILKDLKPTSFEDIIAVVALYRPGPMEQIPEFIRRKRGGNITYLHPKLEPILKSTYGIIVYQEQVMQIARDLGGYSLGRADLLRRAMGKKKKEIMAEERQNFIYGLQDSSGEWIIPGALRLGLTLEDAEEIFDLMAKFAEYGFNKGHATAYAVISYQTAYLKANYPLEFMAALLSTVMGSSDKISFYIQDARNSGIQVLPPDVQYSQVGFSLEEQAIRFGLGAIRNVGVNVVEKILEARQEGEFKSLDDFCLRVDQKVLNRRVVESLIRSGAFGSLCTRAQALAVIDQVLETTSRRQKDRLSGQFSLFDLDEDMEEGTALPEIPDFKEREILDMEKEFLGLYLSGHPLSSVLPLLKDYMSSDILTCLEGEEEKKVALGGLVTGFRQNITKKGEMMGSFVLEDLTSGIEVLVFPRVYAQTPSISNDDVVVVVGRYNIRDEEKKIFAEKITKLEDLKPSTVKAPKQELAAVAQVSEKPKRLYLRFSNQNSDLMETVLSVLQRFPGSQPVYFYFEDSKKVLEGKQSFWVDDRDELTKELCEVMDKCNVVWRQAKNFA
- a CDS encoding small, acid-soluble spore protein, alpha/beta type, encoding MKAKKPKVKRIDPLEPLKMEIAAELGLLDQIHNKGWHSLSAKDAGRIGGLMTQRRRKDS
- a CDS encoding acetyl-CoA carboxylase carboxyltransferase subunit alpha, whose amino-acid sequence is MAQLFEFEKPIAELEHRISELQKFSADKGIDLSQEVDTLEKRVLLLKKEIYGNLEPWQKVQIARHSERPNFYDYAPLLFEDFIELKGDRLFADDHSIAGGIALFHGVPVTVVAQVKGKDTKENIKRNFGMPHPEGYRKAIRLMDQAEKFGRPILTFIDTPGAACDLGAEERGQGEAIARCLLAMSGYRVPVISTVIGEGGSGGALALGVCNVLLMLENSFYSVIAPESCASILWKDTTKAKEAAAALKFTAKDLLRLGVADELVREPQGGAHNNLQQTADELSQVISKYLVRLRSESPEAIRETRYQKLRKIGMFRESAEINLTKKLD